The Solidesulfovibrio sp. DNA window CTGGTCGGCGTGGACCTTGCCGTCCCAGGAAATGCAGCCGATGCCCCGGCCGGAGCTGTTGCCCTCGTTGAAGGACAAGAGCTCCTTGACCTCGGCCGCCCGGGCCGGGTCCTCGCGCAGCAGGCGCAGGTAGACGTAGGGGCCGTCGGCGTGGTTGTCCACGGTGAGCACTTCCTTGGGCAGCCCGGCGTCGTGCAGGGCCCGGGTGCGGTCCATGATCAGGTCCACCAGGGCCCGAGTGGCGGCGTGGTCCAGGTCTTCCTTGATGAGCTCCGAGCCGCGCCCGGCGTAGACCAGGTGGTAGAAACAGATGCGCGGCACCTCGAGGTCGCGCAGCAGGTCGAATAGCAGCGGCACCTCGGAGACGTTGCGCTTGTTGATGGTGAAGCGCAGCCCGACCTTGAGGCCCTCCTTCTGGCAGTTCTCGATGCCGGCCAGGGCTTTTTTATAGGAGCCGGCCACGCCCCGGAAACGGTCGTGGACCGCCTCGCCGCCGTCCAAGGAGATGCCGACGTAGGACAGCCCCACGGCCTTGAGTTCCCGGGCCTTGTCGCGGGTAATGAGCGTGCCGTTGGTGGAAATGACGGCCCGCATGCCGCGCGAGGTGGCGTGGGAGGCCAGCTCCGTCAGGTCCTTGCGCACCAGCGGCTCGCCGCCGGAAAAAAGCATCACCGGCGCGCCGTACGCGGCCAGGTCGTCGATCATGGCCTTGGCCTCGGCCGTGCCGATGTCGTCGACGCCCTCGGGGTCCACGGCCTTGGCGTAGCAGTGCACGCACTTGAGGTTGCACCGCCGGGTCATGTTCCAGACCACGACGGGTTTTTTGTCCGCGGAAAATTGCAGCAGGTGGGAGGGGAGCTTGCCGGAGTGGCGGCCGTAGCGCAGCGCGTCCGAGGGCTCGACCCCGCCGCAGTAAAGCTTGGAAATGCCGATCATGCGAAATCCTCGTTCATCGTTGGGTGGAAAGGCCCTATACTACATTTTCCGGGGGCGGGGTAGGGGGCGGTCCGGGGAACGGGGCGGCGCCAACCCCCCGGGATGTCGGGGCTTGACCGCTCAGGGCCGTCTGGCGGTCATCAAAAAAACCGGGAAGGCGCGCACGGAGCCATCCCGGATCGGCTTTTCGATGGTGGCGGCCGTGGCCGCGTCGATGTCGGTGAACCCCAGGCCGGCCAGGGTGTCGGCCAGCTCCAGGCGGTCGAAGCCGAAGTGGTGCACGCCGTCGTTGTCGTCGTGGAAGGCGCCGCCCTCGCTGTCGAGGTCGGCCAGGGCCAGGCGGCCACCCTTTTCCAGGGCGGCGAAGAGGCGGGCCAGCACCGGGGACACGTCCGGCACGTGGTGCAGGACCATGGCGCTGGTCACCAGGTCGTAGCGGCCGGGAAAGGGGTCGCCGGCGGCCAGGTCGGCCAGGATGGTGGCCACGTTCTGCAGGTCGGCCGCCTCGATCTTGGCGTCCAGGGCGGCCAGCATGCCCGGGGAAAAATCCAGGCCCGTGACGCGCTCGCAGCGCCGCGACAGCTCCAGGGTCAAAAGCCCGGTGCCGCAGCCGAAATCCAGCGCGTCGCCCACGGGCGCGCGGAACACGCCGGCCCGCTCCATGGCCGCGACGATGTCGGCGGTCAATTTGCGGCGAGGGGGGCTGGCGTCCCAGGCCGCGGCCTTGGCGTCGAAGCGGGCGGCGTCATCGGTCCCGGGCGTCACGGGTGCGGCGGGCATATCGGGCGTATCGGGCGTATCGGGCATGTCGGGGCTCCTTGCCTGCGGTCCGGCGACCGGTCAGGCCGAAGGCGAGGCCGGGGCGGCCTTGGCCTTGTCCACGGCCTCGACGAGCTTGGCGAGCAACTCGTCGATGTCGCAGGGTTTAAGCAGGTAGTCGGCGGCCCCGGCGGCCAGGCCGTCCTTGGCCGCCTCCTCGGACCCATGCCCGGTGAGCATGACCACGGGCATGGCCGGCACCATCTTCGTGAAGACCTTGAGCACCTCGATGCCGTCCATGTCCACCATCTTGAGGTCGCACACGGCGGCGTCGAAATCGTTTTCCCGCAGCAGCCGCAGCCCCTCGGCCCCGGACAGGGCCACCGCGACGGTGAGCCCCCGGCGGCGCAGCCGCTTGGCCAGCACCTCGACGAAGCCCTGTTCGTCGTCGACCAGAAGCACCCGCAAGGGGATCGGTTCGCTCATGCCATCTCCCAACAAACCGGCCTCAGGGCTGGCCCGGCCGGGCCACGGCGGCGGGCCTGCCCGCCGCGGGCAGGCTGATCCGGAAGGTCGCGCCCTGCTGCGGGGCGGATTCCACGCTGATTTCGCCGCCGAGCTTTTTGACGATGCCGTAGCAGATGGAAAGTCCCAGGCCCGTGCCCTTGCCCACGGCCTTGGTGGTGAAAAAGGGTTCGAAGATGCGGGCGGCCACGGCCTTTTGCATGCCGTGGCCGGTGTCGGTCACGCGCAGTTCCACCCGGTCGCCGGCGAGCCTCGTGGTTATGGTCAGCGTGCCGCCGTTTCGCTCCATGGCGTCCAGGGCGTTGTTGACGAGGTTGAGCACGAGCTGCTGCAGTTCCGAGGGCGAGCCGGCCACGTGGGGCAGGCCCTGGCCCAGGTCGGTTTCGACGCGCACGTTGACGTAGCGGGCCCGCTTGGTCGACAGCTCGGCCATTTCGGCCACCAGCTCGTTGAGGTCGAGCTCCTTGATGCGGTCGTCGGTCTTGCGGGCGAAGCTTAAAAGCTTGTGGGTGATCTCCTTGCAGCGCGAGCCCTGCAAGCGGATCTGGTCCAGGGCCCGGCGCATCTCGCCCATGTTGTCCGGGCTGCCGTGGTCGTCGTCGGACAGGATGTCGGCCACCCAGCCGGCCTCCTCCATCATGATGGCCACGGGGTTGTTGATCTCGTGGGCGATGCCGGCGGCCAGCTCGCCGACCGAGGCCAGCTTGCCGGCCTCGATGACCTGGTCGTTTAGGGCGTCGCGCTCGGCGTCGGCGGCAGCCACCCGAGAGACCATGCGCCGGGCCAGGATCCAGGAGGCGGCCAGGATGACGCACCCGCCCAGGGCCACGATGGCGATGGCCAGCATCCGGGCCCGGTACAGGGAGGGAAAGGCGTCGGCCTCGTCCTGCTGGTAGACCAGCGCCCACTCGCCGCCCTTGAACACGCTGGCCACGTACAGCATGAGCCGGCCGGTCTCCGGGTCCTCGCGGGAAAAAACCAGCGGCTTGTCCTCGGCGGCGACCGCGGCGACGCCGGGCTCGCCCCAGATGTTGGCCCGCAGGGAGGCCGCGTCAAGGCCCCGGGCGCGCCGGGGCGTGGTTTGCAGCTCGCCCCGGGCGCTCAGGATGAAAGCCTGTCCCGTGGCCCCCTGGCCGATGTTTTCCACAAGCCTGTTGAAGGCGGCGAAATCGATGGTGGCCCGCACGAAGTAGTCCCGGCCGTCGCGGCTCACGCGCACGGCGACGACGAAATGGGGCAGCCCCCGCAGGCCCAGGAACACGTCGCTGACGGTCACGTCGCCCTTCTTGGCGGCGAGAAACCACGGCGCCTCGGCATAGTCGGCCCGTCCCAGGCGAAACGGCCCGGCATAGGAGACCAGGGCGCCGGCCGCGTCCACCAGGCCCAGGTCCACGAACACGCCGCCGTGTTCGTGCTGCATGGTGGCCAAAAGGCCGGCCAGGGCGCGGTCGTCGGTGAAATCGGCGAAGGGCGCGATCTCGGCCAGCACCCGCAACTCGGCCACGGATTCGCGCAAAAAGGCGCTCACCTGCTGGCGGTGCTTGAGCACCAGCTCCTCGAGCTGGGCCACCACCTTGGCCCGGTAGGCCGTGTGGAACTGGTGGCCGAGCACCAGGGCGCAGGCCAGAAGCGGCGCCAGGGCCACGGCCGTCATCCAGGCCACCATCACCCGCGTGAGGGACTGGTAATAATGCCGGTCGCTCAAGGACGCACTCCGTCGGCGACGGGCGGGAACACGGTGGCCAAATGCATGAAAAAAGCATACGTCTCCGCAACGGGTTTTACAAGCCGCCAGTTCTCACGAAACGGCCCGTGCCGCGGAGGTTCCCATGGCCGAGGACGTCATCGACCTCAAAAAGCAGTTGCGCGATCTCAAGGCCCACGAACAACTCTCCGGTTTCACTGGTTTTTCCCTGGACCTTGGCCTTGGCGGCGCGCCCAAGGACGGCGTGCTCAAGATCGCCGAGTTCGTGCGGCCGGACGGTTCGGGCTACATGACGCTGACCTTCCAGACCGACGTCGATCCCGACCCCGCCTCCCGAGCCGCCCTGGCCGGCGTGTTCGAACGCTTCTCCCGCTTCGCCCAGGCCGCCGACGCGGCCACGGGCGCGGCCCGGTTCGGCCGGGGCTTCGAATACATCATGGTGGTTTCCGAGGGGCTGGCCGACGGGGACGACTGGTTTCTGGTCGAACTGGACCTGTATTACAAGAACCTCCGGGGACGCCTGCGCGGGCTCGTCGAGGAAGCGGTGCTGCCGGGGCTGGCCGCGGTCCTGCCGGCCGGCTTCGAACCCGTCACCTGGTGGGATTGACGCGGCCCGGCCGCCGGGGGCATTGGACGACCGGGGCCTTTCGCCCGGCCGGAAACGGCGATCGCGCCCGGTCCGGAAAAAAACCGGCCGTAACGGCGCGGCCCGGCGGCACCACCGCCCGGGCCGGGGAGTTTCACATCGCATCATGTTTGGCGCATCCTACACATCCCGCTGGTTGACGGCCGCCGTCGGCCTGCCGATCCTGGCCGTGGCCGTCTGGGCCGGCGGCTGGTTTCTGGCCGCGCTGGTCGCGGCGGCGTCCGTGGTCGGCATGCGGGAATTTTTCACCATGCTCGGCCGGCCCGGCCCCGTTCTTGAAACCGCGGGCCTGGCCCTTGGCGCGGTGGCCGTGGGTTCGGCCGTGGCCGGCGGCTGGCCGGTGCTTTTCGCCGTGCTGGCCCTGGCCCTGTGGCTGGAGCAGTTCGGCTTCCTCGGCCGGTTCGCCTGGCGCGGCCAGACCGCGCCGCCCCGGGCGGTCGTGGTGGCCGCCCTGCTCTATGTTCCCTGTTCGTTGCGCTTCTTGTGTCTTTTTTCCGTGCGCGAGACGGCCTTCGTCCTGGCCGTGGTCATGGCCGCCGACACTGGGGCCTATTTCGCCGGCCACCTCCTCGGCGGGCCCAAGGTCTGGCCGGCGGTGAGCCCGGGCAAGACCTGGGCCGGCACCGTGGGCGGCCTTGTCGCCGCCGGGCTGGTGGCCGCCGGCTTCGCCCTTTTTTGCGCGCCCGGGGCCTGGGCGCTGGCCGGGGCCGGCGCGGCGCTGGCCGTGACCGCCCAGATGGGCGACTTTTTCGAATCGGCCCTCAAACGCGCCTCGGGCGTCAAGGATTCGGGGACGCTGTTGCCGGGCCACGGCGGCATCCTGGACCGCATCGACGGGCTGTTGCCCGCCATCCTGGTATTCGCCGCCGGCCGGGCCGCCCTCGGGCTCGGCTAACGGGAGGGCCTGCCGCCATGGACGATGCCTCGACCCAGCCCCTTTCCCGCGACGAACGCTTCGACGCCTGTCTGGGACGGCTGACGGAACTCAAGGCCATAAAGGCCCGGCGCGAGGTCCTGGAGGAGCGCGTCTTCCTGGAGTTCCTGCGGGCCAACCGGGGGCGGATCAACGAGTTTCCGCTGCTGGAGACCGAGCAGCAAAGCCTCATGGACATGCTGCTGCGACGGGCCGAGGGGCTGCACGGCGGCCACGCCTCCATCAGGGAGCGCTATTCCGCCTACCTCCTCGAACTCAACCACTACGGCAAGGCCAAGGCCGTGGGCGACGCCGCCGCCCAGGAAACGCTGGCCCGCCGGCTGGAACGCGCGGAGACCGCCCTGGCCAAGTGCCTGCAGGGCGCGATCTACGCCTCCAGCCTGATCAAGGACAATTTCAGCGACGCCGTGATCCGCCATTTCGGCGAGGCCTCGCTGGCCAAGATCGACGAGATCACCGCCACCCTGGTCTTCGACGAGCAGTACTGGAAGGCCTACATCGAGCGGTTCATCAAGGAGGAGGTCCGGGGCGCCTACGACGTCATCCTGGCCGACCGGCGCTACAAGCTCTCCCGCGAGGGCAACCTGCTCGTGGTGGCCTTTCCCTTCGACGCGGTGCTGGAAAAGCTCCTGGGCACGGCCAAGGCCATCTCCAAGACCCGCGTCCAGACCGCCTTCGAGGAGGTCGCCGCCTCCCCCGAGGGCCGCTCCGACCGCGACATGGCCCTGTCCGTCCTGGTTCGGGCCGAGCTTCCCGGCTGGGACCGGAAGGCCGATCGGGACGAGGCGCTTTTCGCCGCCCACGTCGCGGCCATGGACCAGGTCGTGCGCGAATGCCGCGAGGACCTCGACGACGACGCGGTCGACGAAACGGCCGAGGGCGGGCGGCAGGCCCGCCTGGACCAGATCACGGCCCTGTGCGTGGGCGCGGCGGTGTCGCTGCGGGTGGTGCGCGAGGACTTTTCCCGGGCCCTGCGCGATTTCGCGCCCAAGGAGCGGGCCTACATCCTCCAGACCGCCGGCACCTTCGACGCGGCGCGCCTGGGCAACGTGCTCGAACACGTCATGGAATTCGACTTCGCCTCGCTGTTGCGGGAAAAGGGCGAGGCCGACGCCGGGCGCATCCTGATCCGCTCGGCGCGCCAGCGCCGGGTGCGGCGCGAGGCCGTGGACGCCCTGGCCGAGGCCGGGCTCAACAAGGTGCGGCGCAAGCAGTTTTTCGAGGACGACCCCGACCGGGCCGACAGCCTGGTCTTTCGTCAAAAAAACGCGGCCGAACTGGAGGAGCGCCTGCGGCTGTGCCAGATCGAGCCCGAACTGGCCAAGCCCCTGGTCGGCCTGTGGGAGGCCGCCGCCCACAAGGTGGACCTGTACCTGTGCATCAACCTGACGGCGCTCGGCAAGGTGGCCACCAACCTGCCCGCCCGCATCACCGAACTCCTCGGCCGCTACGGCATCGCCCCTCCCGGCGCCCCGGACCCGGCCAGAGCCAGAAACGACCCATGACCCGAACCTCCTTGTGTCCGCCGCCCTGTCCCGACGCCGCCCCGGCCTCGGGCTACATCTCCTCCCTGTCCGTGCCCGAAACCGGCCGCCCCAGACGGCTGGCCGTGCTCGGGGCCACGGGCTCCATCGGCGTCAACGCCCTGCGCGTGGCCGCCGAGCACCCCGACCGCTACGTGGTGGCCGCCCTGGCCGGGGCCACCAACGTGACGCTTCTGGCCGAACAGGCCGCCGCCTTCCGGCCGGCGGCCCTGGCCGTGCTCGACGAGGCCCGGGCCGCCGCCCTGGCCGCCTTGCTGCCCGCCGGCTACGCCCCGGACATCCGCATCGGCCCGGCGGGCTACGCCGCCCTGGCCGGCGCCGCCGACGTGGACGTGGTGGTCTCGGCCATCGTGGGCGCGGCCGGCCTTGTGCCTACGCTCGCCGCCGTGGCCGCCGGCAAGGTCGTGGCCCTGGCCAACAAGGAATCCCTGGTCCTGGCCGGCGACCTCATCCGCGAGACGGCCCGCCGCACCGGCGCGGTGATCCTGCCCGTGGATTCCGAGCACAACGCCCTGTTCCAGGCCCTGGGCGGCCCGGGCCTGCCCGACCTGCCCCTGGTCGAGCGGCTGGTGCTCACGGCCTCGGGCGGCCCGTTTCGCACGAAGCCCAGCGACGAAATCGCCGGGGCCACCCCGGCCATGGCCCTGGCCCACCCCACCTGGGCCATGGGCCCGAAAATCAGCGTGGATTCGGCCACGCTCATGAACAAGGGCCTGGAGGTCATCGAGGCCTGCCGGCTCTACGGCCTGCCGGTGTCCATGGTCGAGGTGGTGGTCCATCCCCAAAGCATCGTCCATTCCCTGGCCCAGCTCCACGACGGCTCGCTTCTGGCCCACCTGGGCCCGCCGGACATGCGCGTGGCCATCGCCTATTGCCTGGGCTATCCGGCCAGGCTCCCCCTGTCCGTGCCCCGGGTGGACCTGGTCAAGCTGTCGCGGCTGACCTTCGAGGCCCCGCGCGAACGGGATTTTCCCTGCCTGGGCCTGGCCCGCCGGGCGCTTCGCGCCGGGGCCAGCCACACCGTGGTCCTCAACGCCGCCAACGAGGCGGCCGTGGCCCTTTTTCTGGAAGGCCGCCTGCCGTTTATGGGCATCGCCGCCACCATCGAGGCGGCGCTGTGCGCCCACGCCGGCGAGGCCCTGCCCGACGCGGCGGCCATCCTGGACCTCGACGCCCGGGTCCGCCGGGCGGCCGAGGCCCGGGCCTGACGTTGCCAATGCCCCCGGACGGCTTATAGTAACGGAACGCATCGGCCCAAGCGGTTTCCCGGATTGCCCGGACCCGCCGGCCGTCACAAACCCGCGCCCCGCCCCGTTTCCATGGGGTCCGGCGCAGCCGAGTACGCATGATCGAAAGCATCCTCGCCGTGGCCCTGGTCCTGGGAGGGCTCATCTTCTTCCACGAACTGGGGCATTTCCTGGCCGCCCGGGCCTTCGGCATGGGCGTGGTCACCTTTTCCCTGGGCTTTGGCCCCAAGGTTTTCGGCCTCACCCGGGGCCGCACGCGCTACCAGCTCTCGGCCATTCCCCTGGGCGGCTACGTCCAGCTGGTGGCCCAGGACCCCGACGACCCCATCCCGGACGGCTACCCCCCCGAGGAGCAGTTCCGGCTGCGCCCGGCCTGGCAGCGCATGATCGTGGTGGCCGCCGGCCCGGTCTTCAACTTCGTCCTGGCCTGGCTGCTGTTCTGGGGCCTGCTCGTGGCCGAGGGCCGCTTCGAGATGCTGCCCGTGGTCGGCCAGGTGCAAAAGGACAGCCCGGCCGAGGTGGCCGGGGTCAAGGCCGGGGACACGGTGGTCTCCGTGGACGGCGCCCCCGTGGCGAGCTGGGACACCCTGGCCCAGGCCATCCGGGCCGGCGGCGGCAAGGCCGTGACCCTGGACGTGGAGCGCGACGGCCGGACCATGACCTTTTCGCTCACCCCGGCCATGCGCACGGTCAAAAACCTGTTCGGCGAAGAGGAAAGCGCGCCCCTGGTGGGCATCGTGGCCTCGGGCAAGACCCGCTCCGTGCCGCTGGGGCCCGGTTCGGCCGCCGGCGAGGCCGTCAAGCAGACCTGGAACGTGGTGGCGGTCACCTACACCGGCCTGCTCAAGCTCATCGAGCGGGTGGTCCCCCTGGACAGCCTGGGCGGCCCCATCATGATCGCCCAGATGGTCAGCAAGCAGGCCTCGGAGGGCCTGGGCAACGTGGTCGCCCTGGCGGCGCTGATTAGCGTCAACCTGGGCGTATTAAACCTCCTGCCCATCCCGGTCCTCGACGGCGGGCACCTGCTTTTTTACGCCATCGAGATCGTCATGCGCCGGCCGGTGAGCCCGCGCATGCGGGCGCTGACCACCAAGCTCGGCCTGGCCTTCCTCATTGGGCTCATGCTCCTGGCCACGGTCAACGACATCCGCCGCCAGTTGAGCGTCCTCGATGGCTAGGCTCCCGGGGGCGGGGGCGCTGCTCGTCCTAAGCGGCGTTTCCCCGGAGCTGACGGTGCTGCTGGGGCGGCCCGGCCAGGCGCCCCTGGTCCGGACCGACCCGGCCACGGGCCAGGCCGCCGCCCTGCTCGCCCCCCTGATCGGGGACCTGCTCGGCCAGGCCGGACTGGCCCCGGCCGAACTGGCGGGCGTGGCCTGTGTGCGCGGCCCGGGGAGTTTCACCGGCATCCGGGTGGTCCTGGCCACGGCCCTGAGCCTGTCCCTTGGCGCCGGGCTGCCCATGGCCGGGCTCGATTTCCTGCCGCTTCTGGCCGCCTCGGCCGCCCGGTCGGCCACGGGCGCGATCCTGGCCGTCACCCACGCCCGCACCGGCCAGGTCTATGTCCAGGCGTTTCTGGCCGACGGCGAGGTCGTGCCCATGGGCCCGCCCGAGGCGCTGCTGCTCGACGCGGCCCTGGCCCGGGCGGCGGACGGCGCGGCCGTGGGGCCGCTGTGGCTCGTCGGCGACGGGGCGGTGCGGCACCGGGAGGCCTTTTTGCGCCTGGTTCCCCAGGCCACGGTCCTCGGGCCCGGGGCCTGCGCCCCGGACCCGGGCACGCTGCTGGCCGCCGCCGCCGCCGCCGACTATTCCATGGAGCCCGTTTCGCCGCTGTATCTGCGGCCAAGCGACGCCGAGGAAAACCTGGCCGCCCTGGCCGCCGGCCGGGGGCTTTCCCCGGAGGCGGCCGGCGAGATGCTGCGCCGGGCCGTGACCCGGGACTGAGCCCCCTTCCCGTGGCCGGGCCCTGGACGCGGCCAGGCCGGCCGTTCATTTTGTGAAAGCGTGAAACACCCGCCGCCGGCCCCGGCCGGCCTTCGAAACGCCCTCCCGGAATCGGGGGGCTTTTTTTTTTGCCCGCCGGACGGCGCGCTAAAGAATCGATTTTCCGGGGTCGATAAGTCCATCAAAGACGCACACCCCGGTTGTCGTCGGCCGAGGGCCCGCGGCCCCAACCGGAAGCAAAGGGCAAGGACGCCCGCATCCCTTCAAGGAGGAAACAACCATGTCGCTGACCATCAATTACAACGGTATGGCCGCCAACGCGGCCCGCAACCTGTCCAGCTCGTACAACGCCCTGGCCACCTCGACCCAGCGCCTGTCCTCGGGACTTCGGATCAACTCCTCGGCGGACGACGCCGCCGGCCTGGCCATTCGCGAACTCATGCGGGCCGACGTCGCCTCCATCAACCAGGGCGTGCGCAACGCCAACGACGCCATTTCCATGATCCAGACGGCGGACGGCGCGCTGCAGGTCGTGGACGAAAAGCTCATCCGCATGAAGGAACTGGCCGAACAGGCGGCCACCGGCACCTACACCTCGGACCAGCGCCTGATCATCGATTCGGAATACCAGGCCATGGCCTCGGAAATCACCCGAATCGCCAACGCCACGGACTTCAACGGCATCTACCTGCTCAACGGCAACCTTTCCTCGGCCACGCACAGCGGTTCGGGCATCAACTCCACCGGCAAGCTCAAGGTCCACTTCGGCGCCGGCAACGCCAGCGCCGAGGACTACTACTACGTCCAGATCGGCACCTCCACGGCCTCGGCCCTGGGCGTGGGCATCGGCGCCGCCTCGGGCAGCGCCGGCCGCAGCATCTCCACCCAGGAACAGGCCCAGAAGGCCCTGGAAGCCCTCAAGACGGCCATCGTGTCCAAGGACAAGATCCGGGCCAACCTGGGCGCCCTGCAAAACCGCCTGGAGAACACCATCTCCAACCTGCAGATCCAGGCCGAGAACCTGCAAGCCGCCGAATCCCAGATCTCCGACGTGGACGTGGCCACGGAAATGACCACGTTCGTCCGCGAACAGATCCTGACCCAGTCGGCCGTGGCCATGCTGTCCCAGGCCAACTCCCTGCCCAGGATGGCCTTGAGCCTGATCCAGGGGTAATAAACGCGTGAAAAGGGCCGGGCCGCCCTGGCGGTCCGGCCCTTTTATTGGTACGACGATTGCATCAATAACGCCGGAGCCTCTCCACAGAAAGACAACCTCTCGCGCGGGATGACGTCATGTCCAGCACGGTCAGCGCCTACACGCCGGTCACCACCTCCGGCCAGATCACCTACTCGGGTCTCGGCAACGGGACCGATTTCGATGCGCTGATCACCAAGCTGGTCCAGGTCGAGCAGGGCCGCATCACCACCCTGCAAACCTGGAAGCAATCCTGGGTCAGGAAACAGGAGGCCTTCCAGGAACTCAATTCGGCCATGCTCAGCCTCAAGACCACGCTCAAGGGCATGGACACCGTCGGCGAGTTCCTGGTCAAGACCACCGATTCCACCAATTCCCTGGTCCTGTCCGCCACCACCGGCTCCGACGCCCTGGACGGCTCCCACTCGATCACGGTGAGCCGCTTGGCCACGGCCAAGGCCATGGTCACCCAGACCGGCTATTCCAGCGCCGACGTCGACATCAACAATTCCGCCTCGGACGCGACCTTCGCCTACGTCTACCAGGGCAAGACCTACAACCTGTCCGTGGGCGCCAAC harbors:
- the ahbC gene encoding 12,18-didecarboxysiroheme deacetylase, whose amino-acid sequence is MIGISKLYCGGVEPSDALRYGRHSGKLPSHLLQFSADKKPVVVWNMTRRCNLKCVHCYAKAVDPEGVDDIGTAEAKAMIDDLAAYGAPVMLFSGGEPLVRKDLTELASHATSRGMRAVISTNGTLITRDKARELKAVGLSYVGISLDGGEAVHDRFRGVAGSYKKALAGIENCQKEGLKVGLRFTINKRNVSEVPLLFDLLRDLEVPRICFYHLVYAGRGSELIKEDLDHAATRALVDLIMDRTRALHDAGLPKEVLTVDNHADGPYVYLRLLREDPARAAEVKELLSFNEGNSSGRGIGCISWDGKVHADQFWRNHVFGNVRERPFSQIWDDPDIELLAKLKDKKRYVTGRCAGCRYLAICGGNFRARAEAVSGDVWAPDPACYLTDDEIRPDE
- a CDS encoding phosphatidate cytidylyltransferase; translation: MFGASYTSRWLTAAVGLPILAVAVWAGGWFLAALVAAASVVGMREFFTMLGRPGPVLETAGLALGAVAVGSAVAGGWPVLFAVLALALWLEQFGFLGRFAWRGQTAPPRAVVVAALLYVPCSLRFLCLFSVRETAFVLAVVMAADTGAYFAGHLLGGPKVWPAVSPGKTWAGTVGGLVAAGLVAAGFALFCAPGAWALAGAGAALAVTAQMGDFFESALKRASGVKDSGTLLPGHGGILDRIDGLLPAILVFAAGRAALGLG
- the tsaB gene encoding tRNA (adenosine(37)-N6)-threonylcarbamoyltransferase complex dimerization subunit type 1 TsaB, giving the protein MARLPGAGALLVLSGVSPELTVLLGRPGQAPLVRTDPATGQAAALLAPLIGDLLGQAGLAPAELAGVACVRGPGSFTGIRVVLATALSLSLGAGLPMAGLDFLPLLAASAARSATGAILAVTHARTGQVYVQAFLADGEVVPMGPPEALLLDAALARAADGAAVGPLWLVGDGAVRHREAFLRLVPQATVLGPGACAPDPGTLLAAAAAADYSMEPVSPLYLRPSDAEENLAALAAGRGLSPEAAGEMLRRAVTRD
- a CDS encoding response regulator, with product MSEPIPLRVLLVDDEQGFVEVLAKRLRRRGLTVAVALSGAEGLRLLRENDFDAAVCDLKMVDMDGIEVLKVFTKMVPAMPVVMLTGHGSEEAAKDGLAAGAADYLLKPCDIDELLAKLVEAVDKAKAAPASPSA
- a CDS encoding ATP-binding protein; this translates as MSDRHYYQSLTRVMVAWMTAVALAPLLACALVLGHQFHTAYRAKVVAQLEELVLKHRQQVSAFLRESVAELRVLAEIAPFADFTDDRALAGLLATMQHEHGGVFVDLGLVDAAGALVSYAGPFRLGRADYAEAPWFLAAKKGDVTVSDVFLGLRGLPHFVVAVRVSRDGRDYFVRATIDFAAFNRLVENIGQGATGQAFILSARGELQTTPRRARGLDAASLRANIWGEPGVAAVAAEDKPLVFSREDPETGRLMLYVASVFKGGEWALVYQQDEADAFPSLYRARMLAIAIVALGGCVILAASWILARRMVSRVAAADAERDALNDQVIEAGKLASVGELAAGIAHEINNPVAIMMEEAGWVADILSDDDHGSPDNMGEMRRALDQIRLQGSRCKEITHKLLSFARKTDDRIKELDLNELVAEMAELSTKRARYVNVRVETDLGQGLPHVAGSPSELQQLVLNLVNNALDAMERNGGTLTITTRLAGDRVELRVTDTGHGMQKAVAARIFEPFFTTKAVGKGTGLGLSICYGIVKKLGGEISVESAPQQGATFRISLPAAGRPAAVARPGQP
- the rseP gene encoding RIP metalloprotease RseP; translated protein: MIESILAVALVLGGLIFFHELGHFLAARAFGMGVVTFSLGFGPKVFGLTRGRTRYQLSAIPLGGYVQLVAQDPDDPIPDGYPPEEQFRLRPAWQRMIVVAAGPVFNFVLAWLLFWGLLVAEGRFEMLPVVGQVQKDSPAEVAGVKAGDTVVSVDGAPVASWDTLAQAIRAGGGKAVTLDVERDGRTMTFSLTPAMRTVKNLFGEEESAPLVGIVASGKTRSVPLGPGSAAGEAVKQTWNVVAVTYTGLLKLIERVVPLDSLGGPIMIAQMVSKQASEGLGNVVALAALISVNLGVLNLLPIPVLDGGHLLFYAIEIVMRRPVSPRMRALTTKLGLAFLIGLMLLATVNDIRRQLSVLDG
- a CDS encoding class I SAM-dependent methyltransferase translates to MPDTPDTPDMPAAPVTPGTDDAARFDAKAAAWDASPPRRKLTADIVAAMERAGVFRAPVGDALDFGCGTGLLTLELSRRCERVTGLDFSPGMLAALDAKIEAADLQNVATILADLAAGDPFPGRYDLVTSAMVLHHVPDVSPVLARLFAALEKGGRLALADLDSEGGAFHDDNDGVHHFGFDRLELADTLAGLGFTDIDAATAATIEKPIRDGSVRAFPVFLMTARRP
- a CDS encoding flagellin — protein: MSLTINYNGMAANAARNLSSSYNALATSTQRLSSGLRINSSADDAAGLAIRELMRADVASINQGVRNANDAISMIQTADGALQVVDEKLIRMKELAEQAATGTYTSDQRLIIDSEYQAMASEITRIANATDFNGIYLLNGNLSSATHSGSGINSTGKLKVHFGAGNASAEDYYYVQIGTSTASALGVGIGAASGSAGRSISTQEQAQKALEALKTAIVSKDKIRANLGALQNRLENTISNLQIQAENLQAAESQISDVDVATEMTTFVREQILTQSAVAMLSQANSLPRMALSLIQG
- the dxr gene encoding 1-deoxy-D-xylulose-5-phosphate reductoisomerase, which translates into the protein MTRTSLCPPPCPDAAPASGYISSLSVPETGRPRRLAVLGATGSIGVNALRVAAEHPDRYVVAALAGATNVTLLAEQAAAFRPAALAVLDEARAAALAALLPAGYAPDIRIGPAGYAALAGAADVDVVVSAIVGAAGLVPTLAAVAAGKVVALANKESLVLAGDLIRETARRTGAVILPVDSEHNALFQALGGPGLPDLPLVERLVLTASGGPFRTKPSDEIAGATPAMALAHPTWAMGPKISVDSATLMNKGLEVIEACRLYGLPVSMVEVVVHPQSIVHSLAQLHDGSLLAHLGPPDMRVAIAYCLGYPARLPLSVPRVDLVKLSRLTFEAPRERDFPCLGLARRALRAGASHTVVLNAANEAAVALFLEGRLPFMGIAATIEAALCAHAGEALPDAAAILDLDARVRRAAEARA